A genome region from Rhipicephalus microplus isolate Deutch F79 unplaced genomic scaffold, USDA_Rmic scaffold_15, whole genome shotgun sequence includes the following:
- the LOC119173759 gene encoding NADH-cytochrome b5 reductase 2: MFHGRAQQLFIFVASAAATFGAITLAVLLIRKIGAHISGDVLLVDPNARYTVRLERKIAVTHNVRLLRFSLRSRYQRLGIHVGQHLLVCASIHGCPVTRHYTPVTRCDQTGHFDIIVKVYRTGESEEHPKGGLMSQFLDSMRRGEKLKIQGPRGSFIYEGKGCFVTVDGSRLPKATWIGLIAAGSGITPMLQFLRHALVDRKDETKIKMIDVNSTEDDIIALRELDHYTKAHAERFSLRHVLSKPPAGEGATGYVPGPLTAGMMAEYLPPPNNNTLVLLCGPSRFLSELCKPALSNIGHKPQRVLCY, encoded by the exons ATGTTTCATGGGCGGGCCCAACAGCTGTTCATTTTCGTAGCCTCCGCAGCAGCCACCTTCGGAGCTATCACGCTGGCTGTGCTGCTCATACGCAAGATAGGCGCCCACATTTCCGGCGAcgtgctgctcgtcgaccccaaTGCCCGGTACACGGTGCGGCTTGAGCGCAAGATTGCTGTCACTCACAACGTTCGCCTGCTGCGCTTCTCTCTGCGTAGCCGCTACCAG AGGCTGGGAATCCACGTTGGTCAACACCTGCTTGTCTGCGCGAGTATTCACGGCTGCCCGGTGACTAGACATTACACTCCTGTGACCCGGTGTGATCAAACGGGCCACTTTGACATCATCGTCAAGGTGTACCGCACGGGCGAGTCCGAGGAACACCCCAAAGGGGGCCTCATGTCCCAGTTTCTGGACTCAATGCGCCGAGGGGAGAAATTGAAG ATTCAAGGCCCACGAGGCAGCTTCATTTACGAAGGCAAGGGGTGTTTCGTGACGGTCGATGGAAGCCGACTGCCGAAAGCAACCTGGATTGGGCTGATCGCAGCGGGAAGTGGCATCACGCCAATGCTGCAGTTTCTGCGTCACGCTCTGGTGGATCGCAAAGACGAAACGAAAATCAAGATGATCGACGTGAACAGTACGGAAGACGACATAATCGCGCTTCGGGAGCTAGACCACTACACCAAGGCCCATGCCGAGCGATTCAG CCTCCGTCACGTACTGAGCAAGCCGCCCGCAGGTGAGGGTGCTACTGGGTACGTGCCGGGCCCCCTGACTGCTGGCATGATGGCTGAATACCTTCCTCCGCCGAACAACAATACTCTGGTGCTCTTGTGTGGACCGAGTCGCTTTCTGAGTGAACTGTGCAAGCCGGCACTCAGCAACATTGGACACAAGCCTCAGAGGGTGCTTTGCTACTGA